The following coding sequences lie in one Spirosoma sp. KUDC1026 genomic window:
- a CDS encoding PQQ-dependent sugar dehydrogenase, whose translation MLRSLLLLFLSVFAQIVRAQTYISPRGETFTRRIVADKLSDPWEITYGPDKFLWITEAKGYIVSRIDPATGVKRVLLDLTNERQFPRYDLVPDEQDGGKPWPQGGLMGMALHPRLLQDKPYVYLAYLYMYEGADKPGDGGRPNHGGYYFRTRLVRYEYNQTAQQLTKPLILCDTIPGSNDHNSGRLLIAPVNGKPYLFYTVGDLGAGQYANAGRPNHAQQVDVYEGKVLRFNLEPDASQTSSDQWIPDDNPFNTRRQNAVWSYGHRNAQGLTHARIGGQERLYASEHGPVGDDEINLIEKGKNYGHPLVIGYNDGNYNGLAAGVTEHDSLPGIWNTTYPTITSEQNNASAIGPATFREPIKSLHPLPADTLQYAFVKIRTKDPNQPDWPAEAPSSLAVYTSDAIPGWKNSLLLSTLKTGQLIRLQLSPDGSQVTGDTLTYFKAPIRYRDIALSPDGTRLYLATDSSLVTSGPSGEATKETVCRGCILEFTYQKSASSPTPDRLVPDRRKKRR comes from the coding sequence GTGTTACGTTCTCTCCTGTTACTATTCCTCTCTGTTTTTGCTCAGATCGTTCGGGCACAAACCTATATCAGTCCCCGCGGGGAAACGTTTACCCGGCGGATCGTTGCAGATAAACTCAGCGACCCCTGGGAGATCACGTATGGGCCCGACAAGTTTCTGTGGATTACTGAAGCAAAGGGGTATATCGTTAGCCGTATTGACCCGGCGACGGGCGTTAAACGGGTGTTGCTTGACCTGACCAACGAACGGCAGTTTCCTCGTTACGACCTCGTGCCCGACGAGCAGGACGGAGGGAAACCATGGCCGCAGGGTGGCCTGATGGGTATGGCACTTCACCCCCGGTTGCTCCAGGATAAACCGTACGTCTATCTGGCTTATCTGTACATGTACGAAGGCGCCGACAAACCGGGTGACGGTGGTCGGCCTAATCACGGCGGTTACTATTTCCGAACCCGGCTGGTACGTTATGAATACAACCAAACGGCTCAGCAACTAACAAAACCTCTTATCCTCTGCGATACCATTCCGGGCAGCAACGACCATAATTCCGGTCGGTTACTGATTGCCCCTGTCAACGGCAAACCTTACCTGTTTTACACGGTCGGAGACTTGGGTGCTGGTCAGTACGCAAACGCCGGACGCCCAAACCACGCCCAGCAAGTCGACGTGTATGAAGGCAAAGTATTACGTTTTAATCTGGAACCCGACGCCAGTCAGACTAGTAGCGACCAATGGATTCCTGATGATAACCCGTTCAATACCCGCCGGCAAAACGCCGTCTGGAGCTACGGCCATCGGAATGCCCAGGGGCTAACCCACGCCCGTATTGGTGGTCAGGAACGGCTGTATGCCTCAGAACACGGGCCGGTTGGCGATGACGAGATCAACCTGATCGAAAAAGGCAAGAACTATGGTCATCCGCTGGTAATTGGCTACAACGACGGCAATTACAATGGACTGGCCGCTGGCGTTACCGAACACGACAGCCTGCCGGGCATCTGGAACACAACCTACCCAACGATCACCAGCGAGCAGAACAACGCCAGCGCCATAGGTCCTGCTACGTTCCGGGAGCCGATTAAAAGTCTGCATCCGCTCCCGGCCGATACACTCCAGTACGCTTTTGTCAAGATTCGCACCAAAGACCCGAACCAACCCGACTGGCCTGCCGAAGCACCCAGCAGCCTGGCGGTCTATACATCTGATGCTATTCCCGGCTGGAAAAACTCGCTCCTCCTGTCCACCCTGAAAACAGGGCAGCTCATCCGGTTACAACTGTCGCCCGATGGCAGTCAGGTTACCGGCGATACACTAACGTATTTTAAAGCACCGATCCGGTACCGTGACATAGCCCTATCGCCGGATGGTACCAGACTGTACCTGGCCACCGACAGCTCGCTGGTAACGTCCGGCCCCTCCGGCGAAGCGACTAAAGAAACCGTTTGTCGGGGATGCATTCTTGAATTCACGTATCAGAAGAGCGCGTCGAGCCCAACCCCCGATCGACTGGTGCCGGACAGACGAAAAAAGCGCCGGTAA
- a CDS encoding phosphatase PAP2 family protein, with protein MPEKLTLSLLQKTARLISIIGHPLVTLSLFSLYIAFQRLPRQNALVLSVLLLGGMVVPICWHNYRQVKRGHYTNFDVSHQGQRTQFYPILIGLLSVTTLLQFITDQPRPIWLGTLCVLALLVSAYVLNYVIKVSLHTALSFFLAWVIYSISPTGGIVMGLFALLITASRLVLRRHTVSEVIAGFLLGSVAGAGCIWLVN; from the coding sequence TTGCCGGAGAAACTGACGCTCTCCTTGCTCCAGAAAACGGCTCGGCTAATCTCTATCATCGGACACCCGCTTGTTACGTTGTCCCTCTTCTCGCTGTACATAGCATTTCAGCGGCTGCCTCGCCAGAATGCGCTTGTACTGAGTGTCCTGCTGCTTGGAGGAATGGTAGTTCCTATCTGCTGGCACAATTACCGGCAGGTTAAGCGGGGCCATTACACCAACTTTGACGTATCCCACCAGGGGCAGCGCACTCAGTTTTACCCGATACTGATCGGTCTGTTGAGCGTAACGACCTTACTCCAATTTATAACTGATCAGCCGCGACCAATCTGGCTCGGAACGCTCTGCGTGCTGGCGCTGCTCGTTAGTGCCTATGTCCTCAATTATGTTATCAAAGTGTCGCTGCACACCGCTCTGTCATTTTTCCTGGCCTGGGTTATTTACTCCATTAGTCCAACGGGCGGAATCGTGATGGGTCTTTTCGCGCTGCTGATTACGGCGTCGCGACTTGTGTTACGTCGACATACGGTGAGCGAGGTCATCGCGGGCTTTCTGTTGGGATCAGTTGCCGGGGCGGGTTGCATCTGGCTGGTTAATTAA
- a CDS encoding LytTR family DNA-binding domain-containing protein, translating into MALPKLIDQADRIALLTGDVNYTFIHFVDAPQLVICKTLKECTEQLQNFIRIHKRYAINPKYIEKVIVADQEKASVYIGGKSVPISRRRTKEVMMKLWQNKASWLTKTAETVA; encoded by the coding sequence ATGGCACTCCCTAAACTAATCGATCAGGCAGACCGGATTGCATTACTGACCGGCGATGTTAATTATACTTTTATCCACTTTGTCGACGCCCCCCAGTTAGTCATCTGTAAGACGTTGAAAGAGTGTACTGAGCAGCTGCAGAATTTTATTCGTATACATAAGCGCTACGCCATCAACCCGAAATACATTGAGAAGGTAATCGTTGCGGATCAGGAAAAGGCCAGTGTATATATTGGCGGTAAGTCGGTACCCATCAGCAGACGCCGGACGAAAGAGGTGATGATGAAATTGTGGCAAAACAAAGCCTCCTGGCTGACTAAAACTGCCGAAACGGTAGCCTAG